AAAATATCCGATTCAAACATTGAAAGTAGGTGCGTTAGGAACGCATAAAACATTAGGATTAGCCAAATACAAAAAAGCCTCTTATTTACTTGCCTCGACATCAGAGGTCTATGGTGACCCATTAATTAGTCCGCAACCAGAAGATTACTGGGGTAATGTTAATCCTATTGGACCACGGGGGGTATATGATGAAGCAAAACGATTTGCCGAGGCATTGGTTATGGCATATCATTCCATTCACGGCATAGAGACCCGTATTGCCAGAATATTCAACACTTATGGTGAACGAATGCGATTAGAGGATGGACGAGTAGTGCCAGCATTTATCCCGCAAGCATTAAAAAATGAACCAATAACAGTCTTTGGTGATGGAAGTCAAACTCGAAGCTTTTGTTATGTCGCTGACCTGGTTGAAGGAATTTATAAGTTGATGTGTTCAAATTGTCATACTCCAGTTAATCTTGGCAATCCACAGGAAATGACGATTTTAGAATTCGCACAAAAGATAATTGAAATTACCAACAGTAAAAGTGAGATAATTTATAAACCATTACCTACCGATGACCCGAAACAACGAAGACCGGATATTACTAAGGCTAAAACATTACTCGGTTGGGAACCAAAGATAAATTTTGACGAAGGAATGATAAAAACTATTAATTGGTTCAAAAAACGGTTAAGTGTCTAATAAAAACAGGTGAAAAAATGGATAGTGTCCTATCATAGCTAATTTACCATCACGGTTTTCTTTAGGGCATTTGAAAAAGGCAGACCCTCTGTCTCATCCAGCCCAAACATAATATTCATATTTTGAACAGCCTGTCCAGCCGCCCCCTTAATAATGTTATCTATACACCCCATTACTATGTAAGTACTTGTTCTTTCATCAACTTGAATACCAATATCACAAAAATTAGTCCCTTCTACATTCTGGATTTCTGGATATTCTCCTTGCTTGCAAATTCTAATAAATGGTTTATCTTTATAAAATTCTTGATATTTTTCAACGAGAGATTCAAATGTCATCCTTTTCTGTAGTTTAATATAAGTTGTTGTAAGCATTCCATATTTAAAACTGGCTACATGTGG
The sequence above is drawn from the bacterium genome and encodes:
- a CDS encoding UDP-glucuronic acid decarboxylase family protein; the protein is MRILITGGAGFLGSHLCDYLLNIGHEVIAMDNLITGNIDNISHIRSEKFQFYRHDVTEFIYVDGHLDFILHFASPASPMDYVKYPIQTLKVGALGTHKTLGLAKYKKASYLLASTSEVYGDPLISPQPEDYWGNVNPIGPRGVYDEAKRFAEALVMAYHSIHGIETRIARIFNTYGERMRLEDGRVVPAFIPQALKNEPITVFGDGSQTRSFCYVADLVEGIYKLMCSNCHTPVNLGNPQEMTILEFAQKIIEITNSKSEIIYKPLPTDDPKQRRPDITKAKTLLGWEPKINFDEGMIKTINWFKKRLSV